Part of the Arthrobacter globiformis genome is shown below.
GCCGGGTCCCCGTCGTCGTACCGGCCTCGCGCAACACGCCACTGCCTGAGGTGGTCAGCATTCGGGCGATCAATTGGGCTGGTATTAAAGCTGCGATCGAACACCTCCTGGTCCTTGGACACCCGACGCGATTTGGCCCAGGTGTGGACGGTTATTGGGGCGGGCACGCACTCGGGGCCTCCTAGCCCAGGAAGCTGCTTGACGATTGTTTGATAGAGGAGGAACCACCGTCCCGAGTTCAAGGGAGCGCGATACACATGGTGCAAGCGTTCCTTCGAGCTATCGTATGGTTCTTCGTGCGAGCCATGTCAGGATGAGCACGGCGGTCGAGGCGGTACCAACTGCTGCGGCGACGGACACAATTGCCGCGGTAAGTCCGAGAGGAGTCACCAGCATGCCGATGAGGATTACGGCGATCCCAGAGATGCTGTAACCCCAGGCGTTGAGCCTGCCCAGAACAGCCCGCTGTTCGACAGCTGATGCGTGATCTCGCACTATTGTGAGGGCGGTGACTTGTCCCAGTCCCTGAGATGCACCACTAGACGCAGCCGCAGCAAAGAGTGCTGGAACATCAACACTGAGAACGCCGTACGCCAACAGCGCCAAGGACAGAAGTCCCATCAACGAACCGCTCACGGCCAGCCCCAGAGTACCGAGGATCTTTGCCAGCAGTTGGGCTGAAGCTGCACCTCCAAAAATAATTGCTATCAGCGCGCCGGCGACCATCGAATCGACATCGCCCAACTGCTGCTTCAGATACGTCGAACCCAGACCCATGAATATGGCACACGTGATTCCCGTGGACATCAATACCAGGGTTGCGGTGCGGATCGCCGGCTGGCACGTTTGCTGCGGCCTATGGTCCTTTGACTCGGTCATACCAGCCATGGAAGCGGCGCAATCGAGTCTCGCCAGTGGGCGTGACCGTATGACGACAAAACTCGCCATTAACAGGGCGACAGCCTCGGCAGCAAAGACGGCACGGTAATGGGCGGGAAATATTGTTCCAGCGCTGCCGCCCAAGACCGGCCCTAGGGCGAGCCCCGCCGAGAAGGAAAAGCCAGCGACCATTGGTCCGTCCAGATGTCCTTCGGCCTTACGTAGTCGCGCGATCGCCACCGCTCCACACGAGAGCAGCACTGCGATAGATATACCGGTAATGAACCTCGCGATGGCCAGGATGACCGGGCTCGAGGCCAGGGCGAAGAGCAGGGCGGCGAGTGCGCCGACCGCGGTGGCGCTCGCTAGCGCCCTTCTCCACCCGATCCTGTCGACGTAGCGACTTAATCCCAACAGCCCGACGACGACTCCGCCTTGGTAGGCGGAGAACAGCAATGTGGTTGTCCTCGCGTCAAAGCCCATCTCGAGCTCCCACATTGCGAACAGCGGGGATGGCATATTTGACAGAAGGAACACACAGACAGCAACAACGGCAATGTTCATAAGTGGTTTTTCATCTACTGTCTGGTGGCACGGGGTTACACACAGCTTTGGCACCTTGTACGGGCCAATGCACACCAATCGAACGGTACCTAGAAGACCTGCGTGTGAGGTTTAGCCGCTCACGTGGCGATCCCGTCGTCGCCGGCTGCTACACGATCTGCGGGCTTTACCACACTGCTAATCGGCGTGGGGGTCGTTGATGCCGATGTATTGGGTGGTGGTGTATTCGGTGATGCCTTCGGTGCCGCCTTCGCGGCCCAGCCCGGACTGCTTGACGCCGCCGAAGGGTGCTGCGGCGTTGGAGATGACGCCGGCGTTGAAGCCGACCATCCCGAAGTCGATTTGTTCGGCCACGCGTAGGAGCCGGTTGAAATCCTTGCTGTAGAGGTAGGAGGCGAGACCGTATTCGCTGGCGTTGGCCAGGCGGATGGCGTCTTCTTCGGTGGTGAAGGTGGTGACGGGGGCGACCGGGCCGAAGATTTCCTGGCGGAGGATTTCGGCGTCGTTGGGGACGTTGCCCAGGACTGTGGGCTGGTAGAAGTAGCCGGGCCCGTCCACGGGTGCGCCGCCGGTGATGGCGGTGGCTCCGGCGTCGACGGCGGCACTGACGAGGGCGTGGACGTCGTCGCGGGCGCCGGCGTCGATCAGGGGTCCGACCTGGGTGGCGGGTTCGGTGCCGCGGCCGGTGGCCAGGGTACCCATCGCAGCGGCGAACTTGGCAGTGAACTCGGCGGCGACGGATTCCTGGACGAGGAAGCGGTTGGCGGCGGTGCAGGCTTCGCCCATGTTTCGCATTTTGGCGGCCATGGCCCCTTCGACGGCGTTGTCCAGGTCGGCGTCCTCGAACACGATGAACGGGGCGTTCCCGCCGAGTTCCATGGAGGTGCGCAGGACGTTGCCGGCGGCGTCGGCCATCAGGTGTTTGCCGACGGGGGTGGAGCCGGTGAAGGAGACCTTCCGCAACCGGGAGTCCTTGAGCAGGGGTCCGGAGATCCCGGAGGCGCTGGCGGAGGCGACGACGTTGAGGACGCCGGCGGGCAGGCCGGCGTCGAGCATGGTCTGCGCGAAGTACTGCGCGGTGAGCGGGGTGAGTTTGGCGGGTTTCAGGACCATGGTGCAGCCGGCGGCGATGGCGGGGGAGACTTTCCGGGTGGCCATGGCGAGGGGGAAGTTCCAGGGGGTGATGAGCAGGCAGGGCCCGACGGGTTTGTGCTGGACGAGGATCTTGTTTTTGCCCTCGGGGGTGGTGAGGTAGCGGCCGTAGTCGCGGACGGCTTCCTCGGAGAACCAGCGCAGGAACTCGGCACCGTAGGTGACTTCGCCGCGGGCTTCGGCCAGGGGTTTGCCCATTTCCAGGGTCATGAGCAGCGCGAAGTCCTCGGCACGCTCGGTGACCAGGTCGAAGGCGCGCCGCAGGATCTCGGCCCGGACCCGGGGCGCCGTCCGCGCCCAGGAAGCCTGGACGGAGTCCGCTGCGTCGAGCGCGGCGATAGCGTCCTGACTGGTGGCCGAGGCGAGGGTGGCGAGTACCTCCCCGGTGGCTGGGTCGTGGACGTCGAACGTGCCGCCGTCGGACGCGTCCCGCCACTGCCCGTTGATGAGCAGGCCGGTGGGGACGGACGCGAGGAGCGCCGCTTCACGCGCCGGTGAAACGGTGGGGGAAATCTCAGAAAGGGTCATGGAAAAAGTCCTTACGCTTGTTGGCTGTCAGTAGCTGGCGGGGGTGTCGCCGTCGGATGGGTGGATGTATTCGGCGGCGAGTGCTTCGGAGCCGCGGGCGAGGAGGGCGACGTCGGCGCCCACCAGGATGAAGTCGGCCCCGTTGTCGAGGTAGTGGCGGGCGGTGTCCGGGGCGAAGGCGTTCACGCCGGCGGGTTTGCCGGCCGTTTTTGCGGCGGCGAGGCAGTGTTCGACGGCGGCGCGCACCTCGGGGTGTTCCTGCTGGCCGAGCAGCCCCATCGAGGCGGCGAGATCGGAGGGCCCCACGAAGATGGCGTCCACGCCGTCGACCTTCAGGATGTCCGCCACCGACTCGACGGCAGCGGTCGATTCGATCTGGACGGTGACGCTGACCGTCTCCGCCGCCCGGGCGAGGTAGTCCGGAACACGGTTCCAGCGGGCGGCGCGGGCCAGCGCGGAGCCGACGCCGCGGACCCCGTGCGGCGGGTAGCGGGTGGCAGCCACCGCGGCCTCCGCCTCGGCCACGGAGTTGACCATAGGGACCAGCAGGTTCTGCACGCCAAGGTCAAGGTACTGCTTGATCAGCACGGTGTCGTTCACCGGCGGCCTCACCAAAACCTGCACGGGGTAGCCGTGGATGGCCTGGAGCTGGGCGAGGATGGATTCGAGCCCGTTGGGGCTGTGTTCGGCGTCCACCAGGAGCCAGTCCAGGCCGGACCCGGCGCAGAGCTCGGCGATCAGCGGGCTGCCGGAGCAGACCCACATCCCTGCCAGCGGCCTGCCTGCTTTACCGTGTTGATTGCGCAGCGCGGACCGGAAGGTGTCGTCTACTCGAAGCGGCATGTGACAGTCCCCAGGGGTCCGTAGTCGGCGTGGACGGTGTCGCCCTTGTACACCCAGAGCGGGCGGGTGAAGGAGCCCGCCAGGATGATGTCGCCGGCTTTCATGGCGTCCCCGTGCGCGGCGATCTTGTTGGCCAGCCAGTGCACGCCGTTGGCCGGGTGGTCCAGGACGCCGGCGGCCACGCCGGTTTCCTCCACGGTCTGGTTCTTATACAGGATCGCGGAGACCCAGCGGAGGTCGACGGCGTCCGGCTTCACCGGGCGGCCGCCCACCACCATGGCGCCCATGGCGGCGTTGTCGGAGATGGTGTCCACGATGGTCCGGCCCTCCATCTCGATCCGGGAGTCCAGGATTTCGAGGGCCGGGACCACGTAGTCGGTGGCGTTCAGGACGTCGAAGATGGTGCAGCCGGGGCCCTTGAGCCCGTCCTTCAGGACGAACGCCAGTTCCACCTCCACACGGGGATGGGTGTATTTGTCCCACTCCACGGAGCAGCCGGTTTCCAGCACCATGTCATCAAAAATGGCACCGTAGTCCGGTTCGGTGATGCCGGTGGCAGCCTGCATGGTCCTGGACGTGAGGCCGATCTTGCGCCCCACCAGGGTCCGGCCGGCGTCCTCGTTGCGGCGCCGCCACAGCTGCTGCACCGCGTAGGAGTCCTCCACCGTCATCTCCGGGTAGCGGGCAGTCAGGCGGGGCACAGGGGTGCGGGTCCGGCCGGCCTCCACCAGCTCATCCGCAATCACCTCGATCGTCTTGTCATCCAACGCTCCGGTGCTGGATGCGCTTGCAGGATTAGTCAACGCGGACCCCCTTCCGTATGTACAGTTGACCATTCCTCGTACTTGGCGCGCCACTGCGCGTTGAGCGGGTAGAGGCCGTCCACGCTGTGGCCCTGCTCCACCATTTCGAAGATGAAGGCTTCTTCCTTTTCCTGCTGGATGCAGTCGTCCACGAGTTCTTCGGCGATGGCAGGCGGGATGACCAGGATGCCGTCGGCGTCAGCCACGATGATGTCCCCGGGCTGCACGGTGGTGCCGCCGCAGGCGATGGTGATGTCCGTGTCCCACGGGATGTGGCGGCGGCCCAGCACGGCGGGGTGCGGGTTGGAGTAGTAGGTGGGCATGTCCAGGCCGGCCACGGCGGAGAAGTCGCGGACCCCGCCGTCGGTGATGATGGCGGCGGCGCCGCGGACCTGGGCGCGCAGGGCGAGGATGTCGCCGATGGTCCCGGTGCCCTTCTCCCCGCGGGCCTCCATCACCAGGACTTCGCCCTCGTTGACGGAGTCGATGGCGCGTTTCTGGGCATTGAAGCCCCCGCCGTGCGTCTTGAAGAGGTCCTCACGGTTGGGCACGTAGCGCAGGGTGCGGGCCAGGCCAACCACCTTGCGGTCCGGCCGGGTGGCGGTGAGTCCGTCGATGCTGACGTTGTTCAGGCCGCGCTTGCGCAGCTGGGAGGACAGCGTTGCGGTGCAGACGCTTTCCAGCTTGGCTTTCAGCTCCGGGCTCAGTGCGGATTCCGGTGCCTCTGAAGACCCTGCCTCCGAGGACACAGCCGGGAGCCCTGCCGCTTCCCGCGAACCGTACGCCTCTTCGCGCTGCAGGTCATCGGCCTTGGGCCGGGCACCAAAGTCAGCGAACGCCGTCGTTCCTTCCTTAACTGTGGTGGTGAGCCGGCCGGTGCTCAGTTGGCCGTCAGCGCTGCTGACCTCCACCTCCAGCACGTCGCCGGGGACGGCGACGGAGGCGCCGGCCGGTGTGCCGGTGAGGATGATGTCCCCCTCCTCGAGGGTGAGGAGCTGGGACAGGTCCGCCACGAGCCGGGCGAACGGGAAGAGCAGGTCCTCGGTGGTGTCGTCCTGGACCAGTTCGCCGTTGTGCCAGGTGCGGATGCGCAGTTTTGCGGGGTCGACGGCGTCTGCCGGAATCAGTGCCGGTCCCACAGGGGTGAAGCCGTCCCCGCCCTTGGACCGGAGGTTGGAGCCCTTGTCCGCGTAGCGCAGGTCGTAGACGCCGAGGTCGTTGCTGGCCGTCACTGCCGCGACGTGGCTCCAGGCGTCCTCGACGTCGACGCGGCGGGCCGCCTTGCCGATGATGATGGCGATCTCGCCCTCGTAGCCGAGGAGTTCGCAACCGGCCGGGCGTTCGACGGCGGTGCCGGTGAGGGACAACGAGGATGACGGCTTCAGGAAGTAGGAGGGCTGGGCCGGCGTCCGGCCGCGCTGGGCTGCCCGGCTGGGGTAGTTGATGTGGACCGCGATCACCTTGCGTGCTGCTGCCAGGGTGTCGTCGTTGACCTGCTCCAAAGCGTTCTCCCTATCAGGTACGAAATCGTTCATTGTCATCTCGACTCGGCAGCTGAACCATATGCTGCGGCGAGTGTTTCCTGGTTGATGCGTGGCTGCGCCCCGGTCCCTGCAAGGTCTCCGGGGAGAGCGACGATTTTGTTGCCCAACCGATTGGAGGAAGCGCCGCTGCTGTGGCTGACCTCAACTTCTACGAAATCGCCGGGTTCCACCACCGTGGAGCCTCGTGGGGTACCAGTCAGAATGATGTCTCCACGATTCAGGGTCATCACGCGGGACAGATCGGCTATGAGGTAGGGGAAGCTGAACACGAGGTCCTCTGACATTGCGGCGTCCTGTACGAGCTTTCCGTTGATCCAGCCCCGTAGGCGAAAGCCTTCCGGTTCCAGATCGTCTGCTTTCATTAGCTGCGCACCTATCGGCGTGAATGTGTCGAAGCTCTTTGAGTGAACGTTCGAACCGGGGTCGGCATAGCGGAGGTCATATACGCCATAGTCGTTGGCAGCGGTGACCCAGCCGACATAGTTCCACGCGTCGCCGATAGCTGCATTGCGGCAATCGTCCCCAATGATCAGGGCGACTTCGGCTTCCATGGCAAGCAACTGGCAGCCTGGCGGCCTCAGCACATCCTGCCCCGTATGGGTTAGTGTCGAGGGCGCTTTGAGGAAATAGGATGGCGTCTTCGGAGCCTTTCCTCGTTCCGTGTTCCTGCTGTGATAGTTCAGATGGACGGCGATGATTTTCGAGGGCCGCAGGTCGGTGGCCTCCATGGGCTGCTCCTTTGAAGGTGGAAGGTCGTGCCGCGAGGAAGTTGTGGCGCACACGGGTGGAACAGAAGCAGGACAGCGCCTTGCGGGCTGGACTTTTAGGTCCAGCCCGCTTTCCAGACCTAAACGCCCTCGGCTGTTGTTTCACTCGTGCAGATATGCGGCCTTGCGACCCCTAGATCATTAGTGGACGCTGAGGTAGCTTTCGAGGGTGATGGGCGAAGCCTCCAGGAGCGGCTTCTGAACCGGCTGCCCGGGGAACTCGGAGGCTTCAAACCACCAGCGTTCGGAGGCGGGCATGCCCCACTGCTGCGCCCTGCGCGGATCTGAGGTGTCCCAGCGGATGGGGTCAGTTTCGAGATCAATGAACTGGTAATGAGTGTTGAACAGCTCCACGCGGTGACCATCGGGGTCTCGGAGATACAGGAAAAGTGCGTTGCTCAGTCCGTGCCGGCCGGGGCCGCGGTCGATCTCATCCCCGAACCCGAGGCTGCCGGCCACATCGGCCGCGTGGATCAGGCAAGACGCGTCGGGGACGGTGTAAGCGAAGTGGTGCAGACGGGGGCCAGTGCCGTTGGTAAACACGATGTCGTGGGTGTTTCCCTTAACCTCGAGCCAGCTGCCCCAGAGCTCTTCTGTCCCGTCGGTGGCCGTATATTCGGCAAGGCGGAATCCCAAGTCGGAGTAGAAGTCAGTTGCGGTTTGGACGTCGTGGGTCACCAGCTGGTAGTGATCAATCCGCTGGGGCTGGCCGCTCCTGAAAGTGTGAAACTCCTGCATGCGCCGGTCTACGACGTCCATGGATGAGCACAATTCCATGAGGTTGCCAACCGGGTCCGTGAAGTGCAGGGTGCGGCCCTGGAACGGGACGTCCGGCTCGGTGGTGACAATGCCCCGTGAATTCAGGTACTCGGCGGCCTTGTCGATGTCGGATGCGTCCTGAACGCGAAGGCCGATGCGCTCGGCCTGGGCGTCGCCGGTCGTACGCTTGATGACCAGGCTGTGATGGGCCGCCTCTTCGAGTCCTCGGAAGTACAGGGTGTTCTCGTCCCGTTCTGTGAGGACCAGACCGATGACGTCGGTGTAGAAGTGGGCGCTGGCATCCAGGTCCCGTGCGGTAAGCACGACGTGGCTGGCGCGGGTGATAGTGAATGCTGGATTACGATTCCAAACGGGAAGCATGTCTACTCCTTACAATTCGTGGGGCCTGCTGCTGCTAAGCCGCGTTTTTTCGGCGAACCGTTTCGACGGCCGCCTGTTGATGAGGTTTGCGAGAGCGTCTTAGAGTCCGAGACCAGCCAGGTACTCCCGGCTGATGCGGGCGCTCTCGAATGGGGTGGGCTGCTGTGTCACGTCTGTTTCCACTGTCAGCCAGCCGCTGTAGCCCTCGTCGTCGAGAATCCGGAATATGCCCGGGAAATCGATGTCTCCGTCCCCGACTTCTGTCCAGATCGCGGCCTTTTCGAACTCGGCGTAGGCCCAGCCTTCTGCCCGCCCGCGTTCGCGGACTTCCAAGTCAATGTCTTTCAGATGCACGGATGTGATGCGGCGGGCGTGGCGGCGGACGAAGTTGTTCACGTCAATGCCGGCCCATGCCAGATGCCCGGTGTCAGGACCGACGAAAAGGAGTTCGGGGTCCACTGCCTCAAGAAGCCGTTCGACTTCTTCCTCCGTTTCCACAAATGTTCCTACGTGTGTGTGGAAGCAGGGCCGGACACCTTCCTCCACAAAGACCTCGCATACCTCGGTGATGGTCTGCGTCATTCGGCGGAACTGTTCGTCGGTGAGCATGTCCAGTTGTCCCGCGTTGGCGGCCGCCTGCCGACGGGTCCTTCCCGCGCGGGTCACTGTTTCGAAACCACCGACCGCGATGAAAATATCGGTCAGATCAAGTTCGCGGGAGACCTTGGCGTTGATCCGTGCCGCGTGCAGCTGGTCATCCCGCTGAGCGGGGTCCCAGTATTCGCCATTTATATAGCCGGGCGCGGGAGCCAGGCCGTGGCTTGTCCATAAGCGGTGAATTTCAGCGGCATCCCGGCTTTCCACACCGCTGATGGGTGAGCCGTAGTAACCGGCGGATGCAATATCCGCTAACCCGTCTCCGAGTCCACGCTTGCGCCACGTGATACCGCTGCAGCCGATGCTTACATTCATCTTTGAACTTCTCCTGAGCCTAATTGGCAGTTGCCCCGGACTTCCCGGCGCGGCTGATGCTTATGGGGCAGAGCTTTGAGCGGCGAACGTTAAGCGCCGGGGACGGATGCTCCATCGAAGCGGCCATCAATGATGAGTCCGCCGTCTACAGGAAGCAGAACGCCGGTGATGAAGCTTGCTGCGGGGGAGACGAGGAATTCGATAACACCAGCAATGTCATCGGGCTGGGCGAGGCGGCGCAGAGGCGTACGTGAAAGGACCAGGTCCTCGTTGATCGTCCCGCTGCGGAAACCCGACCGCACCATTTCCGTGTCGACATAGCCGGGGGCTACTGCGTTGACCCGGATGCCTTGCGGGCCCCACTCAGCTGCCAGCGTGCGAGTCAATCCCACCATGCCGGTTTTGACCGTTCCGTATGCCACACGGCCCGGAAGGCCGAAGGTAGATGCCACTGAGGCAAAAGTGACAATGCTGCCCTTTGACTGCGCCAGATACCCGTGACAGGCCTGCGCGAGCAGGAGCGTACCGGTCAGGTGGATGTCGAGGTGCTTTTGCCAGACGCCCAGATCAAAGCTCTCTGCAGGACCACGCGCGATGTTGCCCGCGGCGGAGATGACCGCATCAATTCTGCCGAAGTGGGCACCCACCTGGTCGATTGCCTCCTGGACGGCAGAGGGATCGGAGACATCACAGCCAAGGCCGAGGTTGTCCGGTCCGAGCTGATCGGCCTGAGCCTGAGCACCCTCAGCATTCAGATCCAGCAGCGCAACCTGCCAACCGTTTTTGGTCAGTCTCTCTGCTGTTGCCGCCCCGATGCCCCTGGCTCCGCCGGAGATCACGGCTACGGGGGCGGTCACGCCGTCGCTCCAATCTTGACGGAGGTTGCAGACGGCAGGACGGGGCTGCATGAGAGCCCAGCAGGGGCGTTATCGGTGACTGACATGGTAGTGACGACCACTTCTTTCGAGTGAGGGGAGACTGGTCTGAAGTAGATCTTCAGCTGCAGTGAGCCTCCGCATCCAACAGTTCGTGCAATCACTTTGTCACCGATCCGGCCGCGAAAAAAATACTATTTTGCTTCCTCTCCTATAGCTATTGCATATACCGGACCGGGCGGCGGAATGTCTGCACTGTGGATAACCGACTCCGCGGCGGGAGCAGTTGGGGACGAACTATCCCGGTCCACTAACTGCAATTCGACTACGCTCTGAAGTCATGGACCTTCGCCAATTGCGTTACTTTCAAGCCGTCGTCGAAGCCGGTTCGTTTGTGGCGGCCGCAGCCGAGTTGCACATGTCGCAACCGCCCCTCAGCCTGACCATAAGCAAGCTTGAATCGGAGCTGGGCGTTCAGCTCCTGATCAGGACAGCCCGGGGGGTGAGTCCGACCAGCGCCGGAATGTATCTGCTGAATGCTGGCTCTCGCATCCTCGGCGATGTGGATGAGGTCGTCAATCACCTGACCAATTACGGTGCCGGGCGGGAGGGAGCCATCACGGTTGCCAGCGTCCCGGCCCTCATGTGGTACCGGATTCCGCAGCTCCTCAAAGAGCACAGCGTAGAGAACCCCGACGTCGACGTTCGGCTCATCGATCCACCGCCCTGGACAGCTATCGAAATGATCCACAACCGCAAGGCTGATGTCGCCTTTATTATGGTTGCCGATGCAGAACAGTTCGCTGAGCGGCAGGACCGCTTCCACATTATTCGCTGGGAAGATGTCCCTCTGGTTGCCGCTTTTCCGCCGGACCGCATAGACCTTCCGGACCCCGTGGGCGTTGGTGTTTTCGAGGCGATGACAATGATCCTGCCGCAGCGGACACCAGCTGTTCCCAGCCTGCCCGACATCGTGGATGAAACCCTGAGGCGCTTCGGTGTAATTACTGGCCGCACACGAATCGCTGACACCATCCAGACAAGCATCCCGCTGATTACGTCCGGGCAGGCCAGTTCCATCCTTCCGGACGCGCAGCGGCGGAGCCTTCGAAAGTTTGATCTCGTTGTCCGCGAGATCCGCGAACCCATTCCGCCTCTGCAGGCGATAGCTGTCGTTTCGGCGCGGGCAGAGGCGAGCCCCGCATTGAGCCGGCTGCTGGAACGGGTTCGCTCGTCGGCTTCCGCGCAGCGTCCTTCGACATAACAGTCCCGACGGCAAAGCACGTGTCTCCTGGCCAATGACCGCAGCTGATGTAGACCTATACATTCCGTATATGCAACCTAGAGTAAAATAGTACTTTCCCTTGGGGCCGAGACTTGAGATGGTTACCTCAGTCACATCAAAACCGATCGCTTAGGCGACCAAACCCCACCCCCAAGGAAGAAACATGAAGCCTCAACTCGGTGTCGCAGCAGCAGTTGCTGCATGTCTTTTCGCTGTGGCTGGCTGTGCCAGCGGTGCCAATACGACCGGTTCCGGCACCTCAGGAGCCAATGGCGGCTCCAGCGCTAGCTTCGTCAAGAAAGATCCGCTGATTCTGGGGTACTCCGTTTACGACCAGACCGACCCGTACTTCATCGCCTATGCGAAGGGTGTCCAGGCCCGGGCTGCAGAGCGTGGCGCAAAGGTCGTAATCTCCGATTCCAAGGACTCGGCGCAGATCCAGGTCACCGGTAGTTCGCAGCTTATTTCCCGCAATATCTCTGCGTTGCTGATCACTCCGGTTCAGCCGGACTCGCTGCCGGCTACCATCTCTGCTGCTCATGCTGCCAAGATCCCCGTTCTTGTTGGCGACATTGGAGCCAAGGGTGACTATGACTACTTCGTCCAGTCGAACAATGAGGCCGGGGGCGCCCAAGGGGCTGAGTACCTTTGCAAGAAGTTCGATGACGGCCAGCCACACGAGGTAGCGTTCATTCGCGATGACCCAGGGCACGCAGCGGGCGAAGCCCGCGGCAAGGGCTTCAAGGATGGTCTTGCCAAGTGTTCGAACCTGAAGCTCGTCAGCGAAATTCCGGGCCAGACCATTGAAGCGGCATTTAAGGCAGGCCAGGACATTTTTGCGGCCAACCCGAACGTCGAGGCCATTTTCGGTTTCAACAGCAACGCTGTACAGGGCGCGGTCCGTGCCGCGGAAACCTCCAACAAAAAGCCGGTCATTGTCGGCTTCAACGGTGACCCGATCGAGCTTGAAATGATCGAGCAGGGCAAGCAAGAGGCCACGGTGGCCCAGGATCCGTTCGGTCAGGGTCAGGCTCTGGTCGATGCTGCCCTGGACCTTCTCGATGGCAAGGAGCCGAAGTTCACTGACGCAGCTTCCAACACTTTGGAGCAGCCGACCACTCTCGTCACCAAGGAGAATCTGGCTGATTTCAAGGCCAAGCTCAACAAACAGTAGACCCTTCAAGCGGTAAGGCATTGCAATGAACCCCGGACCCGTAGTGTTCGAAGCGGTGAACGTCAGCCGCACTTATCCTGGCGTACGAGCCCTCAAAGGCGTGGACCTCACGCTCCGTGCCGGTGAAGTCACCGCTCTGATGGGCGAGAATGGCGCCGGTAAGAGCACGCTGATTCGTCTCATCGGCGGGCTTGAACGGCCTTCATCCGGTGAGCTGCGAATGAAGGGCAGCCCGGTTGAATTCAACTCCGCCGCAGATTCCCAGGCTGCCGGTGTCACCGTCGTGGCTCAGGAGTTTCGCCTCGTGCCCCAGCTCACCGTGGCCGAGAACATCTTCCTGGGCAGCGAGCTGACCCGGAATGGACTGATCCGGGTAGGGGAGAGCAAACGGCAGGCCAAGCGTTTGCTCGACCAGCTCGGTCTGGACCTGGACCCTTCCAGAACCGTTGAGACTCTCTCCGTCGGCAACCAGCAGATGGTCGAGATTGCCCGGTCGCTGTCCAAGGACGCCGAAGTCATCATCATGGACGAACCATCTGCCGCGTTGAATCGGGGAGAAGTCCGGCGCCTGCTCGACCTCATCAAACGCCTGAAGAGCCAAGGAAAGGCCATCCTTTACGTCTCCCACCGCCTGGACGAAATCTTCGACATTTCCGACAACATCGTAGTTTTCCGGGACGGTCAGCGCGTGGGAGACCTCAAGACCGCCGATACAACTGAGGCGGAGTTGGTCGAACTCATGCTGGGACGCGAGCTTCAGAAGTTCGAGCAGAGCCCGCACGGCACAGATGCAGCGGAGCAGCCCGTTCGGCTCAGCGTGCAGGGTGTTACCTGCCCCAAGGTGGTGGAACCTGTCAGCTTCAGCGTCCGCCGCGGCGAGATCCTCGGTGTCGCGGGTCTGGTCGGCTCGGGGCGGTCCGAAATCATGCAGGCCATGTT
Proteins encoded:
- a CDS encoding sugar ABC transporter ATP-binding protein; protein product: MNPGPVVFEAVNVSRTYPGVRALKGVDLTLRAGEVTALMGENGAGKSTLIRLIGGLERPSSGELRMKGSPVEFNSAADSQAAGVTVVAQEFRLVPQLTVAENIFLGSELTRNGLIRVGESKRQAKRLLDQLGLDLDPSRTVETLSVGNQQMVEIARSLSKDAEVIIMDEPSAALNRGEVRRLLDLIKRLKSQGKAILYVSHRLDEIFDISDNIVVFRDGQRVGDLKTADTTEAELVELMLGRELQKFEQSPHGTDAAEQPVRLSVQGVTCPKVVEPVSFSVRRGEILGVAGLVGSGRSEIMQAMFGVISAKGEIQVDDKAVNLSSPTGALQAGIFMLGENRKAEGILPHLTVLENLLISAKENRKNPVARAIPSSRRELDIYNRLKDELRIKVDRPRQYIGNLSGGNQQKVLFGRAILSGCNVLLLNEPTRGVDVGAKVEIYQLIQRLAESGVSVVVSSSDTPELVTLVRRCMVFRNGHVVATLTGDDVTEDRILAESVGPAGPSSTATADGNLVVKDAS
- a CDS encoding SDR family NAD(P)-dependent oxidoreductase — its product is MTAPVAVISGGARGIGAATAERLTKNGWQVALLDLNAEGAQAQADQLGPDNLGLGCDVSDPSAVQEAIDQVGAHFGRIDAVISAAGNIARGPAESFDLGVWQKHLDIHLTGTLLLAQACHGYLAQSKGSIVTFASVASTFGLPGRVAYGTVKTGMVGLTRTLAAEWGPQGIRVNAVAPGYVDTEMVRSGFRSGTINEDLVLSRTPLRRLAQPDDIAGVIEFLVSPAASFITGVLLPVDGGLIIDGRFDGASVPGA
- the hpaD gene encoding 3,4-dihydroxyphenylacetate 2,3-dioxygenase; the encoded protein is MLPVWNRNPAFTITRASHVVLTARDLDASAHFYTDVIGLVLTERDENTLYFRGLEEAAHHSLVIKRTTGDAQAERIGLRVQDASDIDKAAEYLNSRGIVTTEPDVPFQGRTLHFTDPVGNLMELCSSMDVVDRRMQEFHTFRSGQPQRIDHYQLVTHDVQTATDFYSDLGFRLAEYTATDGTEELWGSWLEVKGNTHDIVFTNGTGPRLHHFAYTVPDASCLIHAADVAGSLGFGDEIDRGPGRHGLSNALFLYLRDPDGHRVELFNTHYQFIDLETDPIRWDTSDPRRAQQWGMPASERWWFEASEFPGQPVQKPLLEASPITLESYLSVH
- a CDS encoding substrate-binding domain-containing protein, producing the protein MKPQLGVAAAVAACLFAVAGCASGANTTGSGTSGANGGSSASFVKKDPLILGYSVYDQTDPYFIAYAKGVQARAAERGAKVVISDSKDSAQIQVTGSSQLISRNISALLITPVQPDSLPATISAAHAAKIPVLVGDIGAKGDYDYFVQSNNEAGGAQGAEYLCKKFDDGQPHEVAFIRDDPGHAAGEARGKGFKDGLAKCSNLKLVSEIPGQTIEAAFKAGQDIFAANPNVEAIFGFNSNAVQGAVRAAETSNKKPVIVGFNGDPIELEMIEQGKQEATVAQDPFGQGQALVDAALDLLDGKEPKFTDAASNTLEQPTTLVTKENLADFKAKLNKQ
- a CDS encoding LysR family transcriptional regulator is translated as MDLRQLRYFQAVVEAGSFVAAAAELHMSQPPLSLTISKLESELGVQLLIRTARGVSPTSAGMYLLNAGSRILGDVDEVVNHLTNYGAGREGAITVASVPALMWYRIPQLLKEHSVENPDVDVRLIDPPPWTAIEMIHNRKADVAFIMVADAEQFAERQDRFHIIRWEDVPLVAAFPPDRIDLPDPVGVGVFEAMTMILPQRTPAVPSLPDIVDETLRRFGVITGRTRIADTIQTSIPLITSGQASSILPDAQRRSLRKFDLVVREIREPIPPLQAIAVVSARAEASPALSRLLERVRSSASAQRPST
- a CDS encoding TIM barrel protein is translated as MNVSIGCSGITWRKRGLGDGLADIASAGYYGSPISGVESRDAAEIHRLWTSHGLAPAPGYINGEYWDPAQRDDQLHAARINAKVSRELDLTDIFIAVGGFETVTRAGRTRRQAAANAGQLDMLTDEQFRRMTQTITEVCEVFVEEGVRPCFHTHVGTFVETEEEVERLLEAVDPELLFVGPDTGHLAWAGIDVNNFVRRHARRITSVHLKDIDLEVRERGRAEGWAYAEFEKAAIWTEVGDGDIDFPGIFRILDDEGYSGWLTVETDVTQQPTPFESARISREYLAGLGL